In Syntrophales bacterium, the following proteins share a genomic window:
- a CDS encoding TRAP transporter substrate-binding protein produces the protein MKRIKLSSVLYVFTIICALSCGGPQEKPTKEGSKWIMKLATMTPMSHTYNQGALKFAELIRERTGGRIEIVLYPDGQLGKGEREILETVQQGTIDIYVGSTGPLGGFNSSIGILDIPFLFLDHTHVDKVLDGPIGRQLLDSLEKSGFKALAFWENGFRHLTNSKRPVKTPADVRGLKIRTMENKIHLTAWKAIGANPVPMPWGEVYTALHQKTIDGQENPIAVIHSSRLNEVQKYLTLTQHVYSPAVVIVSAKKWQAMKPEDQDIFLKAALEVAPYQRKLGRDNEAKQIEELKQKGMHVIEIDKTLWRNAMSSALAEYEKQFGKENIQAIVNTR, from the coding sequence ATGAAGAGAATAAAGTTATCATCAGTCCTTTATGTTTTTACCATTATCTGTGCACTTTCCTGCGGAGGACCCCAGGAAAAACCAACTAAAGAAGGATCAAAATGGATCATGAAGCTTGCCACAATGACCCCAATGTCACACACATACAACCAAGGGGCTTTAAAATTCGCAGAACTTATTCGAGAGCGAACAGGGGGTCGCATAGAAATCGTACTCTACCCTGATGGTCAGCTTGGGAAGGGTGAAAGGGAAATCTTGGAAACCGTTCAACAGGGAACAATAGACATCTATGTAGGCTCAACAGGTCCCCTCGGTGGATTTAACAGTTCCATAGGCATTTTGGATATTCCCTTTTTATTCCTAGACCACACACATGTAGATAAGGTGCTTGACGGCCCCATAGGGAGACAACTACTAGACAGTTTAGAAAAATCTGGATTCAAAGCACTGGCTTTCTGGGAAAACGGCTTTCGACATCTCACGAATTCAAAAAGACCAGTGAAAACTCCCGCTGATGTCCGAGGTCTCAAAATAAGAACTATGGAAAACAAAATTCATCTTACTGCCTGGAAGGCCATTGGCGCAAATCCTGTTCCCATGCCCTGGGGTGAGGTGTATACAGCTCTGCATCAGAAAACGATAGATGGACAGGAGAATCCCATCGCTGTAATCCACTCTTCGAGGTTAAACGAGGTTCAGAAATACCTGACCCTAACCCAACATGTGTACTCTCCTGCTGTAGTTATTGTAAGTGCAAAAAAATGGCAGGCTATGAAACCCGAAGACCAGGACATATTCCTCAAAGCAGCTTTAGAAGTGGCACCTTACCAGCGAAAACTGGGGCGCGATAATGAGGCAAAACAAATAGAGGAATTAAAGCAGAAGGGGATGCATGTTATAGAAATTGACAAAACTCTATGGCGTAACGCAATGTCATCGGCGCTCGCTGAATATGAAAAACAATTCGGAAAAGAAAACATCCAAGCCATTGTAAATACACGTTGA
- a CDS encoding TRAP transporter small permease — protein MAHLLFRLNSLAIRFADFATVIFLSLIAILIPGEVFCRYILGTMPAWFGELAVFSLVWLTMMGTASAFKRGYLIAMEFLVKKLQPGVRNTILTISLIFTNLFFAIMTYFSVHQTLINWHQKSPALGIPMAFPYSALPIGFGIMFSVSLEILLTNNFKKNHQEYPSAETSGTWN, from the coding sequence GTGGCGCACCTTTTATTCCGTCTCAACTCGTTAGCTATCCGTTTTGCCGATTTTGCAACAGTTATCTTTCTATCCCTAATCGCCATTCTTATACCAGGTGAAGTATTTTGCCGTTACATACTAGGTACGATGCCAGCATGGTTCGGAGAACTGGCTGTTTTCTCTCTCGTATGGCTCACTATGATGGGAACCGCTTCAGCTTTCAAAAGAGGGTACCTAATAGCTATGGAATTTCTGGTAAAAAAACTACAACCGGGAGTTCGCAACACAATCCTTACAATTTCTCTGATTTTCACAAACCTTTTCTTTGCTATCATGACATACTTCAGCGTTCACCAAACCTTGATTAACTGGCATCAGAAATCACCAGCCCTGGGAATCCCGATGGCCTTTCCTTACAGTGCACTTCCCATTGGGTTTGGAATTATGTTTTCCGTATCGTTGGAAATCCTTTTAACCAATAACTTCAAGAAAAATCACCAAGAATATCCCTCTGCTGAAACCTCTGGAACATGGAACTGA